A genomic window from Desulfovibrio legallii includes:
- the eutJ gene encoding ethanolamine utilization protein EutJ, protein MDFAAADKLIAALEATRAKPRKVSPTEPLAVGVDLGTAYIVLAVTDSRHRPVACAVQSAQVVRDGLVVDYTGGLRIVRALTEQLEDSLGRKLEKAAIAVPPGTSERDCATHRHVVEGAGYEVTALLDEPTAANNVLGVRDGAIVDIGGGTTGIAVLRGGHVTYVADEPTGGTHLSLVLAGNYDLDFETAEALKKDPARQKEILPVVRPVIEKMGAIIQRHVAGRGVQTLYLVGGTCCLPGMETIIARYTGLAVRKPANPFLATPLGIALGCGA, encoded by the coding sequence ATGGACTTTGCCGCCGCCGACAAGCTCATTGCCGCCCTGGAGGCCACCCGCGCAAAACCGCGCAAGGTCAGCCCCACAGAGCCCCTCGCCGTAGGGGTGGACCTGGGCACCGCCTACATTGTGCTGGCCGTGACGGACAGCCGCCACCGCCCCGTGGCCTGCGCCGTGCAGAGCGCCCAGGTGGTGCGCGACGGCCTGGTGGTGGATTATACCGGCGGCCTGCGCATTGTGCGCGCCCTGACGGAGCAACTGGAAGACAGCCTGGGCCGCAAACTGGAAAAAGCGGCCATTGCCGTGCCCCCCGGCACCAGCGAACGCGACTGCGCCACCCACCGGCATGTGGTCGAGGGGGCCGGCTACGAGGTCACCGCCCTGCTGGACGAGCCTACGGCCGCCAACAACGTGCTGGGCGTGCGCGACGGGGCTATTGTGGACATTGGCGGCGGCACCACCGGCATTGCCGTGCTGCGCGGCGGCCATGTGACCTATGTGGCCGACGAACCCACGGGCGGCACGCACCTTTCTCTGGTGCTGGCCGGCAATTACGACCTGGACTTTGAGACGGCCGAGGCCCTGAAAAAAGACCCGGCCCGCCAGAAGGAAATCCTGCCCGTGGTGCGGCCCGTCATTGAAAAGATGGGAGCCATCATCCAGCGCCATGTGGCCGGGCGCGGCGTGCAGACCCTCTACCTTGTAGGCGGCACCTGCTGCCTGCCGGGCATGGAAACGATCATCGCCCGGTACACGGGCCTTGCGGTCCGCAAACCCGCCAACCCCTTTCTGGCGACGCCCCTGGGCATCGCCCTGGGCTGCGGCGCGTAA
- a CDS encoding EutN/CcmL family microcompartment protein translates to MLVGIVVGNVWATRKEDALNGLKLMVVQRLDLAHNKLAESFVAVDCVGAGIGEKVLITTGSSARKALSSEEAPVDAAIVGILDQEEMMGGKAPRKE, encoded by the coding sequence ATGCTGGTAGGCATTGTCGTCGGAAACGTCTGGGCCACGCGCAAAGAAGACGCCCTCAATGGGCTGAAGCTCATGGTGGTGCAGCGGCTGGACCTCGCCCACAACAAACTGGCCGAAAGTTTTGTGGCCGTGGACTGTGTGGGCGCGGGCATCGGCGAAAAGGTGCTCATCACCACGGGCAGCTCCGCCCGCAAGGCCCTGTCCAGCGAGGAAGCGCCCGTGGACGCCGCCATCGTCGGCATCCTGGACCAGGAAGAAATGATGGGCGGCAAGGCCCCGCGCAAGGAGTAG